TAATCTAAAGCATCTAGGTAAGTAACTAAGAACATGATGAAGTTACTAATGAAGTAACTAAGTATttaagtgagtgagtaagtaaTAATTAAGTAACTAATTAAACAGCTAAGTATCTACATAACCAAGTTATTAAGTAACGGAGTATGTTACTAAGTAATTAAGTAACTAAGTGAGTAATTAATAACCAAGTAACCAAATTAACAAAAGTATGGAAggaaacaaacagataaacaagtAATGTggcaataaataaacagacccATAGTtcatagagggaaaaaaaaaaaataaataaaaataaaaaacaggatGACGAGTGTCGTCCACTTACTCTGCTTGATCAGCCTCTTGTCGGCCACGATGACGTTCTCTGCGTCCACGACGATGACCTTTCCATCCCGCGGGCCGACGGCGAAGTTGTCGAAGCTGACGTCAAGCAGGTACAGAGCGAAGTCGAAGTCGTTGTTGGTGAGCTGCTCGGCGATGTCCATCAGCTGCTTGGCCAAATCCACGCGCTTCTCCCAGGGAGCGTTGTAGAAGCTCCACAGCTCCTCGCCAACGTAGTTCACGGCCACCATGCGACCGCAAGCGCCCAGGTACTTGGCGAACGGCCAGCCCTCGTCAGAAGGGAAGCTCTGTCGAGACACAACGTGGCAAGAGTGCTGTTAGAAGACTGAATACTGTGTGTGCTGGACGAGGGAAATAACGTGTCCTATGCTTTAAGAGCTTCACTTACAAGTTCGCACTTGTACAAAAATGTTACTTCCACCAcaataaagagagacagaattcCTGACATGCTGATAGTTTCCCCAACACCTGCTGGGTACACTCTAAAGatttaacagtgtgtgtgtgtgtgtgtgtgtgtgtgtgtgtgtgtgtcgttatTACGAGGCTGCCTTGATTTTGGGCTTTGTGAAAGGAATGTGTGCTCAGCTTTTTGATTTGTTGCCTTTTCAGCCTCTCAGACacaaaggggaaaaagtgtgtgCAGTCACACACTCCAGTTGTAAACCTTCGCTCAAGCGCTCCGGATATCAGATTTCGTCCGTTTCAGGATCATTAAAAATGGATGCGTGACCATTAAACTTTCATTTGTGTGGCTCAAATTTTTGTATACAGGACTCTGAAAGAACCTGAAAGAAATTTgtgcagctaaaaaaaaaaaaaaaagtcaattcaCGTCAACAGtgaagcttgaaaaaaaaattgagagtcaaaaaaacaaaacaaaaagatgacGGGCTGTAGTGTCATCTATTTGgaattttttgttattaactagcaattaaaaaaaaaatacaaaatatttattattattattttaatagctatgtttttttttttttaaaaaaaaatgcttattaagtagcaataaaaaaataaaaaaattagcagTTTTTCACCACATGCTTGTATTAAAgcagtttttttaatgaaatatttcttaagtattagtttaaaaaattacaaaatattaggtaaaattacaaacacaaaatgttaaatttttttaaaatacaaacttttttattattgagtagtagtttaaataattataaatatttttaattgtcaATTTTAAACAAGTTTATTAAGCTGTAATTaacaattacaaaattatttagtagtaagaaacagtttaaagaaaaaaatacaaaaagtttATTACTTACAAAATGTTCATCATTAaatagaaattttaaaaatgtttattattaaatattcatgtgaATGtagcctttaaaaaaacaataaaattcaATGCAATGTTTATGATTAAGtaccaattttaaaaaaaacgtttatttattattaagcagcagtttaaaggaaaaaaatacaaaatgtttattattaagtagcTGTTCAAACCTACTAAAAACAATAAGTATCAGTTACAGCAGACTTTTGTCTTGCAACTTGCGAAAAAcaaatagctagctagataatgTTAGCTGTTCACTTCACCGCTATGTTCTCcctttattgttttaaaaaataaataaataaataaattgtgtctGATCTGTAAACGTGGCCAGTATCCAGGTATCCTGGCTCAGGTTCAAGATGGCCGCTCTTCCTGAACACCGTCTTCAACCCAGCTGAGGAAAGAGAGGACGGACGGGAACGTACACAAGTCCGGACAGAACAGGTCAcgctgtgtgtgaaatatttcaGATGCTTATTTGACATTTGGACTGTTTTTAGCCCCGAGAAGGAAGGAGGACGAGAGCATCTGCGGACGCCGAGCGCAGAACAACGCGcactgaagatgtcagaaacaCTGAGGCGAGATTGTTCCGGttcaacacatcacacacatgcagcagaGCGTGAACTcacaaaaactcacaaaatGCAGGAAATGTCATGTCAAGGAAAAGACGCGAGGTAGAGGACGGTAACAGACCGCAGACGTGAAGGCACCTGATATAGATGTGTGcaaaagttcatttatttatttatttatttattttaaattaagacaaaaacacttataaatgtatgtttattttacaatcTGAAATAAGGAGGTTATGTGGGTGTGACCTGGAACAATCCAGATCAGAaacatgaaatgtttaaaatggaaggaaaaaaaaaaaaaaaaaaaaaaaaaaaacctgtaataataataattataataataataataataataatgatggtttaaaaatgactaaatatttattatttataagaatatttattcttaaaaaatacaacattatgtagcagttttaaaaatatataaaaggttCATATTAATTAGCAGGTTaaagaaaaattacaaaaattcttttttttaatatttattattaaaatagtttAGATAAACAatttatctaaaataaaaagaactgcaagatttaaaaaaaaaaaaaaaaaaaatcctggaacAAGACCACTTTTCAAACTATAATACGAAATCAACagaaaatagtttatttatatataatataaaatataatataatataaaaataagatttgattataaattaaaaatttagactagaaaatacaaaatgaaaataaaaatgttaaggtagcaattaaaaatgttttttcatgaaatagcgttttttaaaaaaagaatactaaatgattattattatgtagcagttaaaaaaaaatgtttaataaaatgtttttaaaaaatttgttgaGGGAAAAATTCTGCAACagcacaaaaagaaaagaagtcaGAAGTTCTGACGTGACTCCAGACATAAACGGAAGAAAAAACTGaactgatataatttttttttacacaattaataTCTTAATATGGATACGATTTGACCGTTTTTTTGTTACGTGTGATAACGAAGGAACATCTGCGAAACCCGACACAGTAAATGTGTAGCTCAGGAGCTTTTATCTGTGAAGTCTGGAATAAAAATGGCCGCCAAATGGATATAAGTTATAATAAGGATATAAGATATAATAAGTTATTTGCAGTAGATCTTTGTGGTGAGGTTAGATTTCAGAGATTTCGGAGATTTCGGAGATTTTGGAGTGCTGCGTGGCTGAACACGTTTGGCAGGAAGGCTGCAGATGTTATGCACAGTTTCTGCATTTTTGCGTCCATTACGCATGTGAGAGGAGAGTCACTCGTCTGGCATTCTCACTTAGtgaggaaattttttttaaaattttcttccTCTGCTGAGCCGAGCTCTCTCAACTCGACAACCTGTGATTAGCGTGACCTTCAAAATGGCATTGAATGCTGAAGagtatttttttacaaaaatgcaCACTTTTGTGTGTCATTTTCAATAAGGAAGCAGTAGTGAAACCTCGATGGCTAACACTTTCACGAGTGACGTGTTTCAGTAAGAAGAGCTCCACGTTTGGACTCTGAATCTCAGAATCTCTGAAACGCGATAATGGCACTGGTTGAGTGGGTGTTTAAAGGTCAGTTACACAACAGGGAAGCGAAATCCTGTCAAAACACTCACTTCTCGTTTCTCGTTTCTGAAGCATGGGGCAAGGTAGAAGTAAAgccaccatgcacacacctcgcgtgtttgtgtgtaactAATGGCCTTGTGATTATAAGTGCGGTTCTTTTATtgaacatgtatggaaggagtctccagtgtcagcgctttgtaacagtcggaggttttccaccacaggaaagtcttcgggacagaagagtttacatttttgcggtaacacgacaagctgcgtataatcttcaagagagagaggaaaaaaaaaaaacagaagctggtgagggaatgatggttaaaggtgcaataggcgatttttttaatttattactagAATAAATTACTtgggaaaatatgtagaacgtGATAAAACAGCGGTTTCCGACATGGCCTCAGCAAAAGTTTATTACGTGGTTGAGAAAACTCCTTTGCAAAATTGCTTTATAGTCTGGGacgcttgtttgtgtttggatgggccttttgtcagtcattttatactTTTACACCTTCACTCTGCCTACATCTCTGTCTGAAATCAGCAAGCGCCCAGCGCAGCATGATaatgtgcaaaaacaaaatgacaaaaaaaacttaatgacaagaaacacagttaaaaacagaagaaacacTGGCAGCGCTTTTCTAAGACGGAGTAATTTATTACTGGTAAAGGGGATGAAGCTGGACGCAGAATCAGCAACGCTGCTCCTGAACACGTATGTATAAACTGCTGAATTGTTTGAATGGCTTGCGTTATGTGAAGGATCAAGtagataaattatttaaacacttactacaaagaaaaacagacagtcGCTGAACATCCTCATAAATAATTCTGCAGGGAATTTTGCGTTTTTTGGGTCTTGCTTCAGTTGATATCATGGCAGTCCTTTCTAATGCTAACTATACTTAAACAACTGCAGGTTCTGTGGGTGGAGCTCTCTGTACATGGGTGGGAATGAAGGACGGGCTCCacgagttaaaaaaaaattttaaaaaatcaaatcttattttttattattgctacTTATacattagagacctaatcttacCAAATTATGACAAATCTTCCGTAACGCACCTTGTATAATTgattaacaggaactaattgtttcatggatgttccacaacattaaatgtgactataaatggataaaatgtccGACAtggtgtttgtttattaataaaaactgtaatggatgcaaaatgaaggaaaaaaaaaaaggccagaaCATCACCACGGACCATTTTACTTTCCCAACAAGCTTCTTTTTCTAATATAGAATATTTCGACATACATACAAGAACATCACATCTTCTGCTGAGgggaaaaacagtttttttccatATATGCTCTTGCACGCTTCGGTACACTCGCTGCCCCATGGTGGTGTTTGGGCTCCACGGCAACAAGCCAAAAAAATAGCCGTGCTGAATTCACCCTCGTTAACACAAATGGTTGTAGGGGACGCTGCAGGTCTCCTGTCCATTTTGGGAGTGTTTAGGAAGGTGCCCGGGGCATCGCAACCTCATAATAACCTCATTGTCAGGTGAAGGATGTGAGGCGTGCTAGATTAATACCTCGATAGACGTGACCCTTGAGGCACTGCCTGTGCTATTCTCAGCCTCGCTGAGCAGATGGGCCACGTTCTCAACAGAGCAAGGAGTAATGTACTCAACCCCCGGCAGCTTTTCTCCCCCCCAACACAGCACAAAACGTCGTTCTGGCTACAAGAATATAATTATCcggttccccacacacacacacacacacacacacgtgtgttcCTCAGAGCAAAACTGCTCCGGCTCCCTTCGCTCCAAACTACTCAGCTAATGCAGGGCAGCAAATTGTTTTCCAACCGCTCGGCTAAAAATATCCCGACCGCGATGGCTGGAAAGGAGCAGCGCACGGCTCCTGTGGTGGGAAAAATGGGAGGCAGCCATACCACTGTACGTCAGTGTCAAAAATTGACAACTTAATATGGAAGCGGAGACAAGGTGACAAACTGTTTGATATGTGCGCCTGTCTGTAGAACCCCGAGAATCTGGAGGGAGGGTTTGGTTCGACGTTCAAGGAGCCTTGCTTTTCTTAGCTTGGCAGACAATGATGAATGATTTAGAAAGAGTCATGCATGCGTGTTTCGATGACATCTACGAAAGGAGAACGCTTTCTCCACCTGAGGGATCAAGGACAAACTTCTCAGCAGGCTTACAATCCATTTTTTAGTGGCTACCAGTGCGTGTCAATGGCGTTTGATTATGATTACTAGACAGTACAGATGATTACATTTTACTGATCGTTATCTACAGAGGGCCTCGGCTACCTGTCAGAACGCTTGAGGTGTTAATAATGTCTCTTCGACAAACTTTAAACGTATTAACCAATTCCGGAGCTAAAAGAACTAAGAGGGAATGGAAGGATTTACATAAGATTACAAAACACAAGGGGGAAGAAAAGCAAAGTAATCAAACAAATTCATTACGTAAGAACCTTTTGGAGGACTGAGGTGTGTCCGTCATATTGGATAATTATCtttgaaaaactaaaacaaaccaGCTCAGACATGTACACAAGTACAAGTCCATTTACTTCCCCATACATCCCAGCCTCtgtcattttaaattgtatgaagcataatttaaagcattaaaaaaaggcCCAGTAAAGGCAAGACATGGCCGTCAAAATCAACACCCAACTAATAAAGCAGCGCAGAGAAGaaataagaataattaaaaaaaaaaaaaaattcatatactTTATTAGGCTTGcatgatattgattttttccctCCATGTGATTTCCCTTAACAAAATCAAGTCAGGAAAGCGAGCCATTCGCCATTTCAATTTTAAGGACAGTACAGgagtatattattaatattattattatttccggctgtgcagtcaggaactgctaGCTGGCAGTGGCAATTGTGAAAACTCAATTGGATCgtggatttttaggtgattcCACAGTAatgtgctattaaaaaaaaaatcataacagtATATTTTTAGTATAATCCTTTTAGAACTCACTTGAGTTTTCGCGTATGAGCTGTGGTAACGAAGTTATTCAAGTCCGGTTAGCGACTTCATTTTCTcttgatgtgaagcagagttataTGACAGCTTAGTGCTGGATTTTATTTTGCTAGTTAAACCATGCTACCATTAACCAGATCAAGCCTCAGCTGATGCATTCAGGATTCAGCAGCCCacactatagttacagcatcgaGGTGACTCACACCACCAtgaaacacattatatatacacatatataccaaataaaaacagcagtagaaagtagtgtttattttctttctctggttgttgaacctacttgctgggcaactatgaataaataactaatagcccagacatgaaACCTGCTTGCCTCGGATGCCTGGGATACTAATTTGCACAAGATACAATTCCACCGCCTGCCTTTTCCACCCCcatgtttacttttttacttaTGGGAAACATTGAATATAAGGAATCCAGCAcaagcaaaatgacaaaaaaaatgtacataccTGCAGCACCAAAGGCTCCGGGTTGAACGCCAGCGTCATCAGTAGCTGCATCCTCTCGGTATCCTTTAGATTCTTCAAGAGGAAGCTTCCAGAGTCTTTGGTCTCGGCATACCTCCTGACCACCCTATCTAGGAGTCTCTGGGAGGGGCAGTGCACCATGTCCGACCAGCCCTCCACTACCTCGGGTGTCAGCAACCTCACGTCCCCGTTGAGCCGGGCAAACTCCGTTTTGTACATGGCTTGGACGATGTCGCAGCGAGGTCTTCCCGTGGCCCTCTTGCATATCTTCTGATCGATCTCTGCAAGTTCTGTGTTGGAGCCCAGGCGTTTCAGCACCACCCTCCGTGTGCCTTCCCTGGGCTCACCATATTGAGCAAAGTAAACGTTTTTCACGTTAAAGAAGTCCAGAAAGCGTAGCCGCCCCCATGTCTCGAAGGTGACCTGGCCGTTTGTAAACTTGCGACACCAACTGGTCCCGAAGCAGGCCGGGCACTTGTTGAGGCTGATGAAGCGGCGATCAGTAAGCTCGTTCCTCTGGAAGGAGGTGAGCAGGTTGTGGGTGTTCATGAGCAAGACGACAAACAGAGCCGCGATGAATAGGAACTTGGCGCATCGGTAGACACGGGCGAGCTTCAGCGAAAGCAAGCGCAACATGCTGACTAGCAGTGGCACGAGGAGGATCGGTGCAGTTCAGTCTTCCTCAATGCCACTGTCCCAAACTTCTTGCTGTTACATGCTTCATCATCAGCTTTCGTCACCTATAATGATCCATGTTGGCAGTGAGGCCTTTGATTCATGCCATTAGCCTCAAGAAGCTCTGTCCCCATGTCTGATGCTCAGGATTTAATTCACACTTTAGCATTGGGCATCCTTCTTGGGAGTCGCCTTTAccttgaaaagaaaagaaatcttgTTTTACACTAAACATTCACGGATATGTGGGAAGACAGATCTTATGGCCCAATCCACACAAATGCTTATGTGGaagagtaaagaataaaaagactTGATGCACTAAAACGCAGGGCTCCGACATTAAATGTGTTAACAGaacaaacagtttttttaaattgcaacaGTGTTGTATTATTGGCTACTTGCGTGCAAAcctaaatattttttatcagaGAAATGTCCTTGAGAATTCAAGCAAAGATTTCCAAGTTTTTTTGCAATTAAAAAGTTGTTTCTCAAGTGTTAAAACCTTACAACTTTTAAAAGCACAGTGGCTTTTATCCTTCCGCCTTTTTCATCTACGTCTGAAACACAATTCAGCTGAGTCAACGTGTACAGAGACCAGGCAAATCTCACTTGTATGATCCTTCgatattaaatttaattgcAAGGCGTAATTGGGgagataaaaaagaaagcagaaggATATAAGGACGTGTGCCAGGACCAATTTGATAAGACCGGACAATGGTGTACATATCTCATTCTTGTCCTTCGGCGACAAGGaaatttaattactttaaaatgacAGGGAACGCTTTTGTCTTCTGTTCATAACCATTAACGCAATCCACAAAGAGACtatacacatttacaaattagTCCTTACACACTCCAGCTAAATGAGCGACTTTCTAATTGCTTTCACACCACTATGAGTCATCAATTATCTCATTTCACACTGCTTCAATTCCCACATCACGAAGACTTGAGCCTTTTAAAGGAGGttcaataaaacacatgctggcGGTTGTCGcgtgaaataaatatataatgcagaaggagaaaaaaacttGGATAATTCAGCTGAAGCTAATTCAGGCAGATGACAGACAACAGGCTCAGGATTGCTAACCATGTCCTTAGAGATTACTTCAGCAGTCTAACTTCTAATATAAAGATCTTACAAACACTTAATTATGGTGAACAATATAGTCCTTTTGGGACTGTTGGTGttgtttcagaaattgctgatctcttgagattttcacacacaacagcctgTACACTCTAAAATGGtgcggaaaacaaaaaacattcagtgagtggcagttctgcatgAAGGCTAACTCAAAATAACCACTtgttacaaccgtggtgagcagaaaagcatctcaggacgCACAAGACGTTGAAAATTAGGGCTACGACAGTACAAGATGACGTCGAGTTCAACTTCTCAGGCacgaacaggaatctgagactacacCGAAACTGTACAGTTGAAGATCGGATTAATTAggtaataattaaaacaataaattcaatgctggtCATGTGACTAATTGATACGCTAGGTACTCCCGGCTGATTATGAACATATTCATGCCTACTGTTTATGCCATGTACTGAGAAACTGTTATTAGatttagaaaaggaaaaaaaaaaaaaaaaaagacttttatgAGTAGGTGTGTTGGGTTAGTCAGGAATGCCATTAATCACCGGAACAATGTAACAGACAAAATGTACCAAGCCACACtgctgctctttctctctcagtgaggtttaTGAGCTGGAAAAGAAAGTGCAATAAAACCCTCATGAATTTTACGCACAAAGAAGAACCACTttctttgaggaaaaaaaaatatatatatggaaaatTTCGCCTGCACTCTGCTTACACACGTAGGCAGGGAAGAGAAAACGAAGTCGTATCTGGTGTGTTTAAGAGTGCCGGCAGATGGTGAGAGATGACTCATCAAGCTCTGGTTTCATCAACACTCCAGATGAAAACTGGGCACAAATCCTGCGCCCAAAGCCCCAAACAAGGTTTCGACAAGTGCAGACGGCGTGATGCGGCTCTCGCTGGTGAATTCCCCGAGTTGGGTttagcaagaaagagagaaagatttgGAGAGACAGACTCAAAGGTTAATAACTTGGAGAACTTGAATAAAACTCGTAAAGCATTTTCTAGAGTAAGAattctgtgcgtgtgtgtatacgtcCTTTTTAAGTGGCTGCACGTTCTTCGTGTCTCGCAGTGGACCTGGAAATGAAAAACCACAGCTGCTGCGGTTATTGAGTGCTGCGGTCGATAATGTTTGATCACAGAAGCATTATGCTGCCGGGACAACAAtcaagcagcacacacactctcttcctGGTGCCTGGGGTAATTAAGCTGAGGACTGAGCATTAAATGTTCAATGTCCACTACATTACAGTCAGCAACTCAAGTCCTCATAAACAAACTATAACAAGGACTTAGCTACAATTTCCACATTATAACGTATTATAACCTGGTGCTcttaaattcttgattctgattggccagaagaacagtagctacaaatcacaggttctgATAGTCTGAAATGTTTCTATAGTCACAGGGACATCTTTGGAGGATGCTCCACGTAAACATGTGTAATCTTTaatagcatttttggaaggagtctctagcaAGAGTCAGTAGTTTTTCCACTATGGGAAAGTCTTCGGGACTTGTTTCTCGAAAACATGATGtcgtttttgtcttattaaccttaaaaaagtgaaaaataacaagtgtttattgtttatagcTGGTAAGAGACaacttgttttgtgaacattccacaacattaaatgtaactacaaataaaaaataaagacgtATGATGTGTGGCATCATTTCTGCTAAAAATCCACAACCAATCACGATCAACAATGCTGCAGGCCGCAGACGCTGGTAACTAATCGCAGATTCCTGCAAGGCAAATGTACAATGTGCATAACCATATAATCGATATGGTGTGGTTAtctgtaaggaggtgtttactgaaggagtctccagtgtcagtaggttttccaccacaggaaggtcttcaggacaggggagttTACACTGATTGTGgtgtctcagtaacatgacaagctgctttttgtgtttgattaacttcaagagagagaaaaggagaggttggtgagggaatgactgtttatagctgctgtaatgcaagtgataacttTTTCGGATGTTCATCAAATATAACTACAGCTGCAAGCAGCGACTCGagggtccaagcaccaaggGTGCAGCAATGTTGGTTGGCTTGACATCATAACGTGGTATCTACGAAGACAACCCATGATAAATGTCAtctaaaatctaatctaaaattattaaattattataaattattggTCCAACCTTTGGTGCTTAGACCCcaaatataaatggatataatGTAAAGAGTCATTCAATAAATTTGGCAACTTGGAGTGGTATACGGCGAATAAAACACCCCAGGTTTtataggggaaaaaatctaTTTCAGGGTGGTAAGGGTATCTCCACTTCATCACCTcacctcatcattgattattttcctataacagcacactgcCAAGTGTTCTAGTCCTTATACATCATCAGCATCTTATACCACGACCACCTTTTTGCTTAAATGATAATGACTAATAAACACGATTGTGATTGGCTGCGTCCTCATTTATGGCAACCCCCCAGTCATACCTTCTTGTCGCTTGCTTGAGCCAGCAGCGTCTGTGTTGCCTCAAAAAACTTAGCTCCCATATTAGCATAATTTCCTCACTAATAAGGACA
This genomic interval from Pangasianodon hypophthalmus isolate fPanHyp1 chromosome 4, fPanHyp1.pri, whole genome shotgun sequence contains the following:
- the dipk2aa gene encoding divergent protein kinase domain 2Aa; translated protein: MLRLLSLKLARVYRCAKFLFIAALFVVLLMNTHNLLTSFQRNELTDRRFISLNKCPACFGTSWCRKFTNGQVTFETWGRLRFLDFFNVKNVYFAQYGEPREGTRRVVLKRLGSNTELAEIDQKICKRATGRPRCDIVQAMYKTEFARLNGDVRLLTPEVVEGWSDMVHCPSQRLLDRVVRRYAETKDSGSFLLKNLKDTERMQLLMTLAFNPEPLVLQSFPSDEGWPFAKYLGACGRMVAVNYVGEELWSFYNAPWEKRVDLAKQLMDIAEQLTNNDFDFALYLLDVSFDNFAVGPRDGKVIVVDAENVIVADKRLIKQNKPENYDVWYESRYEECDKEACLSFSKDILCSRVTVDHNYYAICQNLLSRFATWRGTTGGLLHDPPPDVARDGHLAALLDECARPQKHFGRFQAAKELREYLTQLTEQASAKR